Genomic DNA from Brassica rapa cultivar Chiifu-401-42 chromosome A04, CAAS_Brap_v3.01, whole genome shotgun sequence:
atttttgtaaaacagTTCAGATTCAGTTTTGGTTTTTCCGGTTCGGGTTAAGGTCGGTATTTCGGGTTGAATTAAAAACGCCCAGGCCTAGAAAATAATGCAAGGTATTTTTCCCCACATTATTCTTTTGCCAGCTAACCAAATACTTTCATTCATAAAGTATTGTCAGTAGAGACTCCTCCACTTTTTTGGAGGTCTCTCACTCTCTACCTCAATGAGCGTCAAGCTCTCTTTTTAGAATGTATGTGGTCTAAATGATCAGGGCAAGGATAGACCCTTTGTCTCTTGGCTAAAtactaatatgttttttttggtgCCATTCTTAAATCACATATTAAAGAGTTTTTTTGAACACTATCTTGGTGAACTTTTTCTCTAACTGGTGCTTCACCTCCAATCACCTTTCTGATCCTGATGGTAAGATAATACTGATCTGAAGAAACTCCCTTAGTGTCCAAATTCTGAACCAGAATAGACAAAGCATGACTTGCAAGATCACATTCCCTTCTAAGCCGTCGATCTACTACACTGGAGTCTACACATCAAACTTGAGCTCTGAAAGAATTGATCTCTGGACATAACTCATCCAACTTCATTCAACTTTGGAGCTTGACGACTCATGTTGCTTCCTTGGAGGTGATCTAAATCAGATCATTCATCCTTAGCACTCTGATCCAGATGTCACCACTCCTGATAGTCAAATGTACCAGCTTCGGAACTGCTTGACTCAGTTAGGCTTGTTTGATCTTCGCTATATCGGTCCTAATCATTTATGGACCAACACTAATTTTTTGAGTATATGCTTCTTCTTTTCTCATTTCCTTGGTTGAATACTCTTGCTTAGAATTTCAATAAATCTATActcttaaaagaaaattatttttaaaatatactgtAAAAAGTTGTTAGATCTGTTTATTACTATTTATTAGAGTTTGACACCCATGTCCTTgtggttatttttttattttataattgtataactTTGATATTATCATAagcattttaaatatatgacttacattttagtattatatattctCTGAAACTATATAATcttattgtttatgttttttattcaacattattaatatatagtgttTTACTTTGTTATTAGTTGTTGTTATTGCATacattacattttaaatttttatttagttatatactatAGAAAAGATTATTGTTTAGGGTaaattacattttatttattatttatgcttagaagatcctttgtctcctttcatctTTTTCCTATGCACGAAAGCGATCAttagccttcttaatcatgAGAAAACCAAGGCAAACTTATGGGGTTGCATGTTTCACGCTCTAGCCCCCCCTCCCCGGTATTACACCTTCTCTTTGttgatgatagccttttcttctgtaatACTAAGCCCTGTGAATTTCATGAAGTGatgacactacaagaaaacacaagttttacgagggcagttttcctcgttacttcgtcgtaaaagcagtgttacgacgaattagcgaggaaacccgtttcgtcgttatacgtttgtcgtaacgcatatttcctcgctaattcgtcgtaagttagcgaggaaataatttcgtcgtaaaagcgaaggaggatatttcgtcgtaaagaccacgtaaagattccacgtaaggacgtcgctaagtttcctcgtaaTTACCACGAAAAACTTTCCTagtaaaacccacgtaaataaatactcgtaaaattaacgtaaataccttgacagctttccacgtaaagaaaacgtaaaaaccttgataaatttccacgttatttccttgtaaatgtttcctcgtaaaaaccacgttaagcttccacgtaaagaagccgcaaaattagctacgaatttacttcgtttcattattttatagaaatataaaaaattataattataaatataatttaaattatttaaattattaataaaattaaaattctaaaaaaatcaaaaccaaaatattttatatataaataagttttgaattcataatacaagaaccgaaattaaaaagaacttgggtggtcgttaattaatcgcctcgtagaattcatcactcctcgcctgaacatccgcctcggcatgtgagtcgtcggtcggtgactggcctgggataggattttgttgtcgcatggtcctcaacaaagtcgcccattccggatttgtggccgctacaacgtccaagaagccctcgagtccacccatacgagatcgcagctgagtagaatctctacgcagctgagtagactctctacgcagctgagtagactctctacgcagctcttcggactccctacgcagctgagagacttcatcatcccgtcgctgaacataagacgatgtcgctctcggaacatcgttgacggaaccaatccccaacgtccgtcccttttttttagggacaaccttaaaaacaaaaaataaattttgttagtaaaaatttaaagttaaattaaatgaatatttaaaaaaattaaaattttagaaaatttacctcctcgtaaagcttatccacttcaggtgtggataaggtgacgggtaatccatcggtggactgttgggtcagctgggtctggcgttcttcaacccgagcagccaaatcgttgtagatttgctcggacttgccatctataaatcggcccgccttgttcttgtgggtcctctcgtaaagttgcataaagagacgggaattctcccgtctctttggcctaaaaaaacatttaagaaagttgttaattagaatatatataaaaatatactaaaaatttaatataattaaatttttaattaccatttccaaacggacaccagcgtggggtttttggcccgtagtgtgaagcatcggcccgttcccgtgctcatcgactgtgttacgggagttagagcaagactgggcgattctaatggaatcaggaagacgccaatatcggatgaggccatcccagacatccgtggtcagctcagcgggtttgccacgctcataccccttcacgatccagtcacccttccagttggagaccgtgtccaacaagcgaactttcgccttcgcttcaaacttcttcctcaccctctcagtgatcccgaaggcccaattatatttttgctgttggaaaaaataatttataattagtttttcagaaaaaaatatatatataaataataaaaaaatttaaagatatatatttaattaatagaacttacagcgtaaattttgaaccacgtctttctgacgtagtggggcgtcgttttccagttcggatgtgccatggagaagtaaccttttatcgtgtcggttatgtccgatgcaagacatccgtcaatcccccacctgaaaaatacaaatttaaaatataaattattttttaaagttataaaataatttaaaaagaataaaaaaataatgaaacataccataaagttccgtccggtcggtcggggtcgatgactggtaaaccttctctgcctggcagacggagaatgtcctctacggtgtactgcgagtaaggagcactcggaggcaccatcaaatcgggatgaatctcggccgcgggattacgtcgtacattcgacgtcaaattacgaggaattaacgagcagtacgtttaaatccctaaaatccgaaaccccaaaccccaaaaccccatattccttatcttctacttcatatattccaaaccccatgtttatttccattccaaaccacaattcccacatttacttatttataaaacaaactcccacaatttcttattcataaaacaaactcccacattaccttattcataaaacaaactctcacattaccttattcataaaacaaactacacaaaatcaaatacatcaatcggatacatcgacattctcgtcatcactagaaatatcatcattttcattaaactcgtcttctacagcttcgtctgtggcatcatcggtaagatcttcgtattcgtgattatgcggatcaatgagaaggatgtcatcaacttcttgttcaggttcctcgacttcatttatctgttcttcttgcaatggtggttcttctccactgatgattcgtcctcgaggtgtaactttgatcactgctaaccaatttatacctgaatctctcatccgagggtatggaaggaagctaacttggtctgcttgtgaagctaagatgaaaggctcgaatttgttgtaccgacgtccaccgttgacatcaactacaccaaatttgttagaccgaacacctctgttgacgacggggtcgaaccattcacatttgaagatgacgcatttcagcttcagtatccctggaaattcgacttcaataatctccgtcaagatcccgtagaaatctgtttcccctttcacacatattccatagttactggtcgcccgctgtctaccatactcatatgtgtgaaaagtgtagcctcgtgtgaaatacatctgtgatgtggtgacctttacaagtggagattgaattacttcgtgtaaccacttaggataatctgcatcgtcgtcataatcaacctgcaaaaataaagagaacattaaaatacaaatcatgtatgaaaaaatagtttgagttataatacctgattccgcaaccacttaatgaagtgctgatctttccttttgtctacgtcacttgtggatataccaggaaatgtttcttcgacttgagaaacaaataggctgtaaaattaatcacatttcataggaatgaatctcttgcaattatataattaattatatgtgttttgaagtgtccatatatgttacctttcaaaataacgcatcaatggatcctcgcaattgagtagaatataggtgtgtgcactatgagcgtcttgttcactcgaccaccaaacctctttagacttcccaccgagtcgtccaatctggctaaagatgtctggaacaccagcaactgcatatgttggcgcaactccaccatcatcatatcttcttggagctcttctacgggtacgtacttttgacgcaaagtagtacgatgtgaagtgagaaacttcttccgtcaaacttccagcaattatagaaccttcaactttggcgaggttctttgcttttcccttcaaatatttcatggctcgctcatactgatacatccatccgtaatgtacatgtccacgaagcaatgcttcatatgggaggtggacagctagatgctccatgacgtaaaaaaatccaggaggaaatatcttctccaagttgcacaataagatgggaatgttctcctgaagctgttctacaacttcttctttaagagtgcgtgtgctcagatccctgaaaaatgctccaatgccttttatattccaaaaacaattaaacacattgttagtcgtatattattttgcaaactagaccgttataaaattattgtgatataaaacactacgaacctgcaagtgcttcatgtacgtttgttggaagtagctccgcaaatgcaaagggcagtagtcgttgcataaagacatgacaatcatgactctttatcccagagaacttttgacccttttcaacacatctagagagatttgaaacatacccatcggggaacttcacttctgatgccacccagttgaacaacaccgactttttttctgaagacagtctgaatatcggaacgggaacttgtccattgcttttaatatgtaactcgcttcttgagaaaatatccggcaagtccaacctcgattttatgttgtcttttgtcttccctgggacattcaatattgtattcatgatgttctcaaagaaattcttctctatatgcatcacatcgaggttgtggcgcagaagaagatccttccaatatggcaactcccaaaatatactcttcttgtgccagttgtgatgaacaccgtaagaatcagaCATATTACGAaggacatgccaattaccaccccaacgaactgtttcgttagctccgtagtagtcgatttgtgcttcaatttgttctccagttagatatggtggagaagtgtctctcacaacccttttgtgcctaaacaaattcttgtttcttcggtaaggatggccaatgggaagaaatcgacgatgacaatcaaaccaacttgtcttcctaccattcttcagttgaaacgcatctgtcgttccattacaatatggacaagctaatctcccatgtgtagtccatccagacaacatcccatatgcaggaaagtcacttatggtccacaaaagcatagctcgcatcgtaaaattcgtcttcgttgaacaatcatacgtcctcacccctgttgaccacaaatccttcaactcttttatcagtggttgtaggaaaacatccagggacctttttggatggttcggaccaggtatcaatatcgtcaagaatagcaactcccgttgcatgcacatctccggtggcaggttgtatggcgtaagaaagactggccacaatgaatattgtctccctgacattccgaacggactaaatccatctgtgcataatccgagatacacattccggctattgctagcaaaatccggatgtactttgttgaaatgtttccaggctcttgcatctgatggatgagtcatctcaccatccgtctgagtatgctcggcatgccatctcatctttgcagcagtctgctctgattgatacaatcttttcaatctgtctgtaattggtaggtaccacatcctttggtacggtaccctattacgtccccgtccttgcggcttgaatcgtggcttcttgcagaatcgacatacttctagcttctcatcatctccccaatagatcatgcagttgtcgatgcagacatctatcatctccgaaggcaacccaagactataaactaatttctgaatctcataataagaatcagcagacacattgtcttccggcaaatactctttaaacaagtccgcccattcgttcatgcaactttcaggtagattgtgatcagttttaatattcatcattctagcagccaacgacaatttagagagaccttctctacaaccactgtaaagtggttgattcgccgcgtttaacattccgtaaaacttttttgcatctatattaggttcttcatcttcatcatgagctacgaatgcatcagctaccatatcatgaaccctatcataatctaccatctcctcctgatggtaactatgttcattatgcaaatgatgattaaccggttcttcctgaaaattgctattactactactagcttcattctgatcataattataaccttccccatgttgaaaccagatatagtaatttggcgtgaaacctctatttattaaatgcttccaaacattttcacggtttgccaatttcgaattgttgcatttccgacaaggacagaacatcttaccactttcttgggcgagcggtgttgaatctgcttggtgcataaatgtctccagccccgcaaggtattctttcgtcactctcccgttagcatctctatgcatatacatccaattccgcaactcgtaaatagtcccagagccagccatttttttttctttcacgttttttgttgttggtgtgtttaaaatgatgttccaacatccatatttatagaaaatttcgaatctggtagttgtaattttactatgaaattacgacgaaaattaattgtatggccaaaaaaaaacgtgagccacctaccaagttggtgggttcaaaatttcctcgttaagtacacgtaaaatatttcgtcgtaaagcactcgcgaaatttacgtggcttttacgaggaaaaactatttcctcgtaaaagccacgttaatttacatcgtctttacgacgaatattttttgtcgttaacttacgacgaaataacgatgcttttctttctcaacgtactttcctcgcaaaatcaacgtttttttacgaggattattttttctcgttaaacttcctcgttaaaattacgttttcttgtagtgtgaaAGCAATTAAGACAAATGGAAAAGCCTCATGCCAATGCATAAACGTTGAGAAATCATCATTACTCTTTGGTAAACAGGTGCTTGGACATGTGAAAGAAGCAGTGAAAACTTCGACTGGAATATCAAACGAGGGAAGTATGGGATCTTATCTGGGGATTCCTGAAGATATTAGTGGATTTAAATGTAGACCTTTTGCATCCTCAATGAGAAATTACAACATCAAGTTAATGGATGGACTGCAAGATGGTTGTCAAAGGGAGGAAATGAAGTTCTTATAAATCCTATTGCATTGACCCTgcctacttatgtaatttcaACTTTCTTGCTCCCTTTAGACACATGTGAGAACTTATCTAGTGCTATTTCACTGTTCAGGTGAAGTTCGAGCTAACCTAAGAGAGGAATTCATTGGGAAAAATGTAAAAAGCTCTATAGACCAAATATGAGGgagatatatgattttttatgatCCACGAGTTTTTTATCGCTTTATTGGGCAAACAATTGTGGATACTGGTTCAATTCCCGTAATAATTACTAGCGATAGTGTTCCGAGGAAAATATTACAGGTGGAGTTCGCTATTGCGAACGAACTTAATTGAAAATCCTTCATATGGGTGGACAATTATTATGGCAGAAAAGCCTTGAATAACTTTGAGAATTAGACAAAAGGTATATCAAGGAATGAAATCAGAGTTTGGGAAGATCCTTAGACACCAACAATTCATGCAAGACCTGCTAGATCTACTGCACCAGTGGTTCATCCCATGATACCAGTCAGTGCTTTTTGATAGGAGAACCAAAAAGAtagaatatgaaatttataagaACACTATATTACTAAGGAGAATATTCCTTTGATACAGTCCCTGAAAATAAGTCAATCTCTTCATCGGAACAATTTTTGTTGGAGTTGCACGAAGAACGTAATGTATACAGTTAAGTGGAGGTATTGGGTTGATAGAAATATACTTACAAAGGAAACATAGGTGATATATTCAGAACCTATTATCACATAATTTCAAGCCTTTGATTGGAAGATTAAAGCTCTGCAGAAAATACGACATCTTATGTGGCAAACCTAGCTGTAACTAGTACCTTAACACATCATCATATGTGATGTGACAATCGTTTTCCCAGATGTGGTGAAGAGAATGAAACCATTAACTGTGCTATTTTTTAATGTCCCCCACCTCTACAAATATGGTATCTGGCAGCAACACAGTCCCCTCCATTGGTATTCCTTAGCTCAAGTCAATATACAAATACGGATTATTTCCTATGGCGGAAGAACGATATAGAAAATCCTGAATTGGATAGAGATCCAAACCCTTGGATAATCTGGTTATTTGGAAATCGCGAAATGATAAGTTGTTTCGAGGAATAAAAAGGATCATTTGGAAACTATTAGACAAGTGGAATCAGAATGTCATGCATGGTTTGAGGCTAATAGTACAAGGATGGAGGTACCTGAGGAATGACAAAATCAATTATCTATCCAAGCCGTAAGCATGGTGATTTGTATGTTGGGATCACGGACACACGACTCACTCTTCAGTGGTTGTGGTTAGGGATGGAAAGCCTCTAGAGGGCAACTTCAAAATTTTTGGAGCtacaaataaaaaagtagagTGTCACCGATACATGCAGAGCATGAGTTTCTCTCTTGGGCTATGAAATGCATGCTACAAGTGTTGACGTGTCAGTACTGATTGTAAGGACCTGATATTGATAATACAAGAACTAGAAGCATAGTCAAGATTTTCAACATAGTTAAAGGAGCTATCAAGATTGAAGAGTAGGGAGTTAATATAAGAACCAGAAGCATGGCTAAAGTTTTAGATTCATCAGTTAAGATTGCAAGATTCATTAGTTAAGACTGCAAGAGTGTATTATAGGGAGTTGTACTATAGTGATTGTTTTATTCCGGTCTAGTTTCTCATATCAtctcaaaattaaataatagatCAGCCAGAAAAAAGAAAGATCAGCAAAAAGTTTCAAGAACAGGTCGCAACAAAGGACAAACTCAAGAAGAAGACATTCAGGTGTTACAATTTGTGATTATCAAtggataataatatatattagtgtTACACAACTCGTCACTGCACAACAAATTCAGTGAAAACAATTCACACTGTTTCTGGTTCAATCAAGAGATTCTCCTTTATCAGGGATTAAAAGCGTTGGGATCTGGCCATGGTCAACGAAGTCAATCTTGCTCAGCCTTATACAACATAAGACTTTTTCTGGTAACTCCTCCTGTTTTTGAGCCTATTAACAAAAATACATGTTCTTAACTAATATTCTGCATTCTTCGGCAACAAATAGTTTCTATTGATTAAATAGAACTGGAACATTACCTGGATAGTTAAGCCAAGATCAAGAGTTCCATTTTTAAGTCTATCACGAAAGGCTTCAAGCCCTTTTCTTGATATGAAACTAAACCGATGAACGTCCAAATCAATCTCAAAGTAATTAGGACCCTGGATATAGGTATACATCATGTTCGATCAGGCGACTAACATGGTATTTTATCGGTTAGAAAAAGAGGTTGGTTGTAAGTAAATAATAAACCTTGAAGAAGTTATGTTGAGGGCGTGACAGGACGGGTTTTTCATTGTAAGCTTGTATAAGCTTCTTTTCAGTGGAGTTAAGACTGAGATCATCAGGGTTAACTAATCCTGCTATGATCTTAAGCCTTTCTCGGAACGAAACAATGTTGTCTTTTGCAAACCCTTTAACTTTCTCCATCTCATCTTCCACTAGTTTCTGTTAACAAAGTTTACGTAAGTCACAAGAAACTAAAAGAAAGTGGGTGttcttttggttttttaatGGTTAaccttgatgctctcttggCATTGCTGGGAGATTTCTTTCTCGTAATCATCACGTAATTTGAAGTAAAGTACAATACTCATACCTTCTCCATTAGTATCACCAAGAAACATCGCGGCTGGataagttggcaactacaaaaGCCAGATATATAGTAAAGCCTTAACGAAAAACATATTTCTAGATTCCTTTGGCTTGCGGTTATTACCTGAATGTTGACAATCAGAAGAGCAGGGAGCTTTGACTCGGCTTTGACGGTGGGAAGCTCAATGTATTGAGCTATATGATCAATCTTCTTTGGACACACAAACAGGTCAACACCAATAGGAGTGTATGGACATTTGTTTGGAGCTGGTGTCTTCCGTTTATCTCTGCAGATTCATTAACAGTCTCAAGAGTTTACAAGTCCACGTTGAATCATTTGAAATGagatacaaatataaaaaaaacagaagtgTACTTGAAATATGTTTCGCCACGTAGTTTAAAACTTGAAGGAGGTATCTCACACCAAGTTCCTGAGGATTGTTGTTTCTCTTTGGCTAAACAAGGAACCGTGAATCCTGCTTTTGGACGATATAAGAAGCTCTTGGACGACCCTTTTATATCAAAACAGGTAATGTTAAAACTAAGTGCTCATACACAATATCAGTGCCGGTTTTACAACCTAGTAAAACATTTTCCCTTACCCCTAAGTTTTAAAGAACTATCACATAAGCCACCCCTAAACTGttaaaaaagtttttcttattaaaattaaCCTTAAATTGGTTATGTCTCCTAGAGCTCATGTGACAATCCGCCCCGTGGGAACTATCTGCTCCGTGGGCCCCAGgttcacagcgctgcagcgcaccgactccaacccctctattatgagttctcactaactccataattaggttgttggtga
This window encodes:
- the LOC103863844 gene encoding uncharacterized protein LOC103863844, which translates into the protein MGTCMSTHSKSIRPWKRKGRRRFSKHISKVSDVISHPKIRRASDVGIQAAFDVYQNDAWYDSLSMFSDSDDEFISLHEADNIWSENGEVVQFEASSCIVDEKGNYEEYHKSYLKIDSGCKTEKFMSIGSYKDLNGLSVVTGNNKKKLLDHTVGSFKISKEQKRTSQEKTLKPSLSRLIPTVSFNDKTLHSPTSQKRKSAVYRLSFKRTSCDGEEVVEHRSSKSFLYRPKAGFTVPCLAKEKQQSSGTWCEIPPSSFKLRGETYFKDKRKTPAPNKCPYTPIGVDLFVCPKKIDHIAQYIELPTVKAESKLPALLIVNIQLPTYPAAMFLGDTNGEGMSIVLYFKLRDDYEKEISQQCQESIKKLVEDEMEKVKGFAKDNIVSFRERLKIIAGLVNPDDLSLNSTEKKLIQAYNEKPVLSRPQHNFFKGPNYFEIDLDVHRFSFISRKGLEAFRDRLKNGTLDLGLTIQAQKQEELPEKVLCCIRLSKIDFVDHGQIPTLLIPDKGESLD